The following proteins come from a genomic window of Gimesia chilikensis:
- a CDS encoding AAA family ATPase: MKTAPDMAALEKLKAAQERIREQIRTVVVGQDDVVEQLLVSILAGGHCILEGVPGLAKTLLVSTLAKSLSLDFGRIQFTPDLMPADITGTDVIYEDRQTGTREFRFIEGPIFTNLLLADEINRTPPKTQAALLQGMQEKNISAGTKHYQLPRPFFVLATQNPIEQEGTYPLPEAQLDRFLMKIIVQYPTRDEERQIYKTVTGEEQSEPEATLTGEEVLELQHLVRRVPISDFLVDYTMDLIRATRRDSEDAPEFINRWVLWGAGPRGGQSLILAAKARAALYGRPEVSVEDLQAVAKAVLRHRIVLSYNAESEGQTPDTVIEKLIAETPLHQSTAGKDGQFEHILKS; encoded by the coding sequence ATGAAAACAGCACCAGATATGGCAGCTTTGGAGAAGCTCAAAGCCGCTCAGGAACGGATTCGCGAACAGATTCGCACGGTCGTCGTTGGTCAGGATGATGTCGTCGAGCAGTTGCTGGTCAGTATTCTTGCAGGGGGACACTGTATTCTGGAAGGAGTCCCGGGCCTGGCGAAGACGTTGCTGGTCTCGACGCTGGCTAAAAGTCTGTCACTGGACTTCGGTCGTATCCAGTTCACTCCCGACCTGATGCCCGCCGATATTACCGGAACCGATGTGATTTACGAAGATCGACAGACTGGAACGCGTGAGTTCCGATTTATTGAAGGGCCGATTTTCACCAATCTGTTACTGGCAGATGAAATTAACCGGACACCGCCCAAAACACAGGCGGCTTTACTGCAGGGGATGCAGGAAAAGAACATTTCCGCAGGGACGAAGCATTATCAGCTTCCCCGGCCGTTTTTTGTGCTTGCAACCCAGAACCCGATTGAACAGGAAGGGACCTACCCCCTTCCCGAAGCGCAGCTGGACCGGTTTTTGATGAAGATTATCGTCCAGTATCCCACGCGCGATGAAGAAAGACAGATATATAAAACAGTGACTGGAGAAGAACAGTCGGAGCCGGAAGCCACCTTGACGGGAGAAGAAGTTCTGGAACTCCAGCATCTGGTACGCCGGGTTCCTATCAGCGATTTTCTGGTGGATTACACGATGGACCTGATCCGGGCGACACGCCGTGACAGCGAAGATGCTCCGGAGTTCATTAATCGCTGGGTACTCTGGGGAGCGGGGCCACGTGGCGGCCAGTCGCTGATTCTGGCAGCCAAGGCCCGGGCTGCTCTGTATGGTCGCCCTGAAGTCTCTGTGGAAGATCTGCAGGCGGTTGCCAAGGCCGTTTTGCGCCACCGGATTGTTCTGTCATACAACGCCGAGTCGGAAGGCCAGACGCCGGATACCGTAATTGAAAAACTGATCGCGGAAACTCCATTGCACCAAAGCACTGCCGGAAAGGATGGTCAGTTTGAACACATACTTAAATCCTGA
- a CDS encoding DUF58 domain-containing protein yields MNTYLNPEIAGSLAGIGFKARQPVEGSIAGLHRSPLHGLSPEFADYRSYTPGDDLKNLDWKAYARSDRFYIKRFEEESNLRAVFIVDSSASMKYGGPDFSKYDCAATIAVSLSSVLLKQRDAVGLAILNDRVQEDLRTGSTASHLAKFMEVLQQTELQGETDIGPAVAQVADQIHRRGIVVVLSDLLTPLDRFYESLGKLQYAGHEVIVMHVLHRDEVELPFKDSVIFKDIEGEEEIFAEPWAFHKAYQAAMEEFIQETRQRCQFCGIDYLQIFTDANLSRVLSSYLHNRQFGGAKTHRGRMASLGGSAGSDNQTLDSPALDSRAGQPSESE; encoded by the coding sequence TTGAACACATACTTAAATCCTGAGATCGCAGGCAGTCTGGCCGGGATTGGGTTCAAGGCCCGCCAACCTGTTGAGGGTTCGATTGCTGGACTGCACCGCAGTCCCCTGCACGGTCTGTCTCCGGAATTTGCCGACTATCGCAGCTACACGCCCGGTGATGATTTGAAGAACCTGGACTGGAAAGCGTATGCCCGTTCGGACCGGTTTTACATTAAACGTTTCGAAGAAGAGTCAAATCTACGCGCGGTGTTTATTGTTGATTCTTCGGCCTCGATGAAGTACGGCGGTCCTGACTTTTCCAAGTATGATTGTGCAGCAACAATCGCCGTCTCGCTGTCATCTGTTTTATTGAAACAGCGTGATGCCGTCGGACTGGCGATACTTAATGATCGTGTTCAGGAAGATCTGCGGACAGGGAGTACTGCCTCCCATCTGGCTAAATTCATGGAAGTACTGCAGCAGACCGAACTCCAGGGAGAAACCGACATTGGCCCGGCTGTCGCCCAGGTCGCGGATCAGATTCACCGTCGAGGCATCGTTGTGGTCCTGTCTGATCTGCTGACACCGCTGGATCGATTTTACGAGTCGCTGGGTAAACTGCAGTACGCAGGGCATGAGGTGATTGTGATGCACGTACTGCACCGTGATGAGGTTGAGCTTCCATTCAAAGATTCTGTGATCTTCAAGGATATCGAAGGCGAAGAAGAGATCTTTGCCGAACCATGGGCCTTTCATAAAGCGTATCAGGCAGCCATGGAAGAGTTTATTCAGGAGACACGCCAGCGCTGTCAGTTTTGTGGCATCGACTACCTGCAGATATTTACTGACGCCAATTTGAGCAGAGTTTTGAGCAGCTATTTACACAATCGGCAGTTTGGAGGTGCGAAAACACATCGAGGACGAATGGCGTCTCTCGGTGGATCTGCCGGTTCAGATAATCAGACTTTAGACTCCCCTGCTCTCGATTCCAGAGCAGGTCAACCATCAGAAAGTGAGTAA